In Takifugu flavidus isolate HTHZ2018 chromosome 5, ASM371156v2, whole genome shotgun sequence, the following proteins share a genomic window:
- the tti2 gene encoding TELO2-interacting protein 2 isoform X3, which translates to MGLSSLFDDLQLSSSSETPLSSQTLPPITEFLSELQKKLLNMLSYSETLHLIGHVANLFQTADPDWLFSPSSGLAELQVEYNAVVKALVRVAALPLCEDDYGSLPAATYQSIPYQAVTVCSALTALLETLGNRGVQTGIPLTIAPSVLVFAVTHFQDQPWTNSVSRAAARNLQEVLLRAGGWRDSGHLLTGENNGVLGKILDILQPQMTQTMWQRCEAVKFVYVWIVLQVTQPFLSPLLPRLLPASLLLTDHYKPENCIMGVRCLHHIVLNTPAAELRQWNTAEVVYEALFKHLYTTDAAVIQPILWCLLDLLLVLEKPPCTPNPSSSPRKPCRHDDVLRLMLTNMEAEHKVALRRVYASALPLYVDRMGVAICRHMRRLDRVVLGYLEVRDPSEERSRLKVLRALQNMIRFAWPRMTSRADVVLRSLLKFLLDVSSDSDLDDSLKQRLMSEATLCITLMDCCCHGNLQVEGSSCSSDVLRCLATVTGPIRESRAAVSCKSD; encoded by the exons ATGGGCCTGTCCTCCTTATTTGATGACcttcagctctcctcctcctcagaaacCCCCCTTTCCTCTCAGACTCTCCCTCCAATCACGGAAtttctgtctgagctgcagaagaaaCTGCTTAATATGTTGTCATACTCTGAAACGCTCCATCTGATTGGTCATGTGGCAAATCTTTTCCAAACCGCTGATCCTGATTGGTTGTTCAGTCCAAGTAGTGGGTTAGCAGAACTTCAGGTCGAGTACAACGCTGTGGTAAAGGCTCTGGTAAGAGTTGCTGCTCTACCGCTCTGTGAGGATGACTATGGCTCGTTACCTGCTGCCACCTATCAGAGTATTCCATATCAAGCTGTCACAGTATGCTCCGCTCTCACAGCActactggaaactctgggaaacAGGGGTGTTCAGACTGGCATTCCACTGACCATAGCTCCCTCTGTGTTAGTGTTTGCTGTCACACACTTTCAG GATCAGCCTTGGACCAACTCTGtctccagagctgcagccagaaacctgcaggaggtgcTCCTCAGGGCAGGGGGCTGGAGAGATTCTGGCCACCTCCTGACAGGGGAAAACAATGGAGTTCTAGGAAAAATCCTGGACATCCTGCAACCTCAAATGACCCA aaCCATGTGGCAGCGGTGTGAAGCAGTGAAGTTTGTTTATGTTTGGATTGTGCTGCAG GTTACTCAACCctttctttcccctctcttGCCCCGCCTCCTTCCTGCCTCACTTCTTCTCACCGACCACTACAAACCAGAGAACTGCATTATGGGAGTTCGCTGTCTTCACCACATAGTGCTCAACACA CCTGCTGCAGAGCTTCGTCAGTGGAACACAGCAGAGGTTGTGTATGAGGCCTTGTTCAAACACCTTTACACCACAGATGCTGCTGTCATACAG CCCATCCTCTGGTGTCTCTTGGACCTGTTACTGGTTTTAGAGAAGCCCCCCTGCACACCCAACCCTTCTTCCTCCCCCAGGAAGCCCTGCCGGCATGACGATGTGCTGCGTCTGATGCTGACCAACATGGAGGCAGAACACAAGGTGGCGCTGCGGCGTGTGTATGCCTCTGCCCTGCCTCTGTATGTTGACAG GATGGGTGTGGCCATCTGCAGACATATGCGGCGACTAGACAGGGTGGTTCTGGGATACCTGGAGGTCAGAGATCCATCCGAGGAGAGGAGCCGACTGAAGGTTCTGCGCGCTCTTCAGAACATGATCAGATTTGCCTGGCCTCG GATGACGTCTCGTGCTGATGTGGTGTTGCGAAGCTTGTTAAAGTTTCTGCTGGACGTGTCTTCTGACTCTGACCTTGATGATTCACTAAAACAGAGGCTGATGAGTGAAGCTACTCTCTGCATCACGCTGATGgactgctgttgtcatggaaacctgCAG GTTGAAGGTAGCAGTTGTAGTTCTGATGTCCTccgttgcctagcaacagtaACTGGGCCCATCCgtgagagcagagctgctgtttcctgtaaGTCAGACtga
- the tti2 gene encoding TELO2-interacting protein 2 isoform X1 encodes MGLSSLFDDLQLSSSSETPLSSQTLPPITEFLSELQKKLLNMLSYSETLHLIGHVANLFQTADPDWLFSPSSGLAELQVEYNAVVKALVRVAALPLCEDDYGSLPAATYQSIPYQAVTVCSALTALLETLGNRGVQTGIPLTIAPSVLVFAVTHFQDQPWTNSVSRAAARNLQEVLLRAGGWRDSGHLLTGENNGVLGKILDILQPQMTQTMWQRCEAVKFVYVWIVLQVTQPFLSPLLPRLLPASLLLTDHYKPENCIMGVRCLHHIVLNTPAAELRQWNTAEVVYEALFKHLYTTDAAVIQPILWCLLDLLLVLEKPPCTPNPSSSPRKPCRHDDVLRLMLTNMEAEHKVALRRVYASALPLYVDRMGVAICRHMRRLDRVVLGYLEVRDPSEERSRLKVLRALQNMIRFAWPRMTSRADVVLRSLLKFLLDVSSDSDLDDSLKQRLMSEATLCITLMDCCCHGNLQSLLQQVEGSSCSSDVLRCLATVTGPIRESRAAVSCKSD; translated from the exons ATGGGCCTGTCCTCCTTATTTGATGACcttcagctctcctcctcctcagaaacCCCCCTTTCCTCTCAGACTCTCCCTCCAATCACGGAAtttctgtctgagctgcagaagaaaCTGCTTAATATGTTGTCATACTCTGAAACGCTCCATCTGATTGGTCATGTGGCAAATCTTTTCCAAACCGCTGATCCTGATTGGTTGTTCAGTCCAAGTAGTGGGTTAGCAGAACTTCAGGTCGAGTACAACGCTGTGGTAAAGGCTCTGGTAAGAGTTGCTGCTCTACCGCTCTGTGAGGATGACTATGGCTCGTTACCTGCTGCCACCTATCAGAGTATTCCATATCAAGCTGTCACAGTATGCTCCGCTCTCACAGCActactggaaactctgggaaacAGGGGTGTTCAGACTGGCATTCCACTGACCATAGCTCCCTCTGTGTTAGTGTTTGCTGTCACACACTTTCAG GATCAGCCTTGGACCAACTCTGtctccagagctgcagccagaaacctgcaggaggtgcTCCTCAGGGCAGGGGGCTGGAGAGATTCTGGCCACCTCCTGACAGGGGAAAACAATGGAGTTCTAGGAAAAATCCTGGACATCCTGCAACCTCAAATGACCCA aaCCATGTGGCAGCGGTGTGAAGCAGTGAAGTTTGTTTATGTTTGGATTGTGCTGCAG GTTACTCAACCctttctttcccctctcttGCCCCGCCTCCTTCCTGCCTCACTTCTTCTCACCGACCACTACAAACCAGAGAACTGCATTATGGGAGTTCGCTGTCTTCACCACATAGTGCTCAACACA CCTGCTGCAGAGCTTCGTCAGTGGAACACAGCAGAGGTTGTGTATGAGGCCTTGTTCAAACACCTTTACACCACAGATGCTGCTGTCATACAG CCCATCCTCTGGTGTCTCTTGGACCTGTTACTGGTTTTAGAGAAGCCCCCCTGCACACCCAACCCTTCTTCCTCCCCCAGGAAGCCCTGCCGGCATGACGATGTGCTGCGTCTGATGCTGACCAACATGGAGGCAGAACACAAGGTGGCGCTGCGGCGTGTGTATGCCTCTGCCCTGCCTCTGTATGTTGACAG GATGGGTGTGGCCATCTGCAGACATATGCGGCGACTAGACAGGGTGGTTCTGGGATACCTGGAGGTCAGAGATCCATCCGAGGAGAGGAGCCGACTGAAGGTTCTGCGCGCTCTTCAGAACATGATCAGATTTGCCTGGCCTCG GATGACGTCTCGTGCTGATGTGGTGTTGCGAAGCTTGTTAAAGTTTCTGCTGGACGTGTCTTCTGACTCTGACCTTGATGATTCACTAAAACAGAGGCTGATGAGTGAAGCTACTCTCTGCATCACGCTGATGgactgctgttgtcatggaaacctgCAG TCTCTTCTTCAGCAGGTTGAAGGTAGCAGTTGTAGTTCTGATGTCCTccgttgcctagcaacagtaACTGGGCCCATCCgtgagagcagagctgctgtttcctgtaaGTCAGACtga
- the tti2 gene encoding TELO2-interacting protein 2 isoform X4 has translation MGLSSLFDDLQLSSSSETPLSSQTLPPITEFLSELQKKLLNMLSYSETLHLIGHVANLFQTADPDWLFSPSSGLAELQVEYNAVVKALVRVAALPLCEDDYGSLPAATYQSIPYQAVTVCSALTALLETLGNRGVQTGIPLTIAPSVLVFAVTHFQDQPWTNSVSRAAARNLQEVLLRAGGWRDSGHLLTGENNGVLGKILDILQPQMTQTMWQRCEAVKFVYVWIVLQVTQPFLSPLLPRLLPASLLLTDHYKPENCIMGVRCLHHIVLNTPAAELRQWNTAEVVYEALFKHLYTTDAAVIQPILWCLLDLLLVLEKPPCTPNPSSSPRKPCRHDDVLRLMLTNMEAEHKVALRRVYASALPLYVDRMGVAICRHMRRLDRVVLGYLEVRDPSEERSRLKVLRALQNMIRFAWPRMTSRADVVLRSLLKFLLDVSSDSDLDDSLKQRLMSEATLCITLMDCCCHGNLQQVEGSSCSSDVLRCLATVTGPIRESRAAVS, from the exons ATGGGCCTGTCCTCCTTATTTGATGACcttcagctctcctcctcctcagaaacCCCCCTTTCCTCTCAGACTCTCCCTCCAATCACGGAAtttctgtctgagctgcagaagaaaCTGCTTAATATGTTGTCATACTCTGAAACGCTCCATCTGATTGGTCATGTGGCAAATCTTTTCCAAACCGCTGATCCTGATTGGTTGTTCAGTCCAAGTAGTGGGTTAGCAGAACTTCAGGTCGAGTACAACGCTGTGGTAAAGGCTCTGGTAAGAGTTGCTGCTCTACCGCTCTGTGAGGATGACTATGGCTCGTTACCTGCTGCCACCTATCAGAGTATTCCATATCAAGCTGTCACAGTATGCTCCGCTCTCACAGCActactggaaactctgggaaacAGGGGTGTTCAGACTGGCATTCCACTGACCATAGCTCCCTCTGTGTTAGTGTTTGCTGTCACACACTTTCAG GATCAGCCTTGGACCAACTCTGtctccagagctgcagccagaaacctgcaggaggtgcTCCTCAGGGCAGGGGGCTGGAGAGATTCTGGCCACCTCCTGACAGGGGAAAACAATGGAGTTCTAGGAAAAATCCTGGACATCCTGCAACCTCAAATGACCCA aaCCATGTGGCAGCGGTGTGAAGCAGTGAAGTTTGTTTATGTTTGGATTGTGCTGCAG GTTACTCAACCctttctttcccctctcttGCCCCGCCTCCTTCCTGCCTCACTTCTTCTCACCGACCACTACAAACCAGAGAACTGCATTATGGGAGTTCGCTGTCTTCACCACATAGTGCTCAACACA CCTGCTGCAGAGCTTCGTCAGTGGAACACAGCAGAGGTTGTGTATGAGGCCTTGTTCAAACACCTTTACACCACAGATGCTGCTGTCATACAG CCCATCCTCTGGTGTCTCTTGGACCTGTTACTGGTTTTAGAGAAGCCCCCCTGCACACCCAACCCTTCTTCCTCCCCCAGGAAGCCCTGCCGGCATGACGATGTGCTGCGTCTGATGCTGACCAACATGGAGGCAGAACACAAGGTGGCGCTGCGGCGTGTGTATGCCTCTGCCCTGCCTCTGTATGTTGACAG GATGGGTGTGGCCATCTGCAGACATATGCGGCGACTAGACAGGGTGGTTCTGGGATACCTGGAGGTCAGAGATCCATCCGAGGAGAGGAGCCGACTGAAGGTTCTGCGCGCTCTTCAGAACATGATCAGATTTGCCTGGCCTCG GATGACGTCTCGTGCTGATGTGGTGTTGCGAAGCTTGTTAAAGTTTCTGCTGGACGTGTCTTCTGACTCTGACCTTGATGATTCACTAAAACAGAGGCTGATGAGTGAAGCTACTCTCTGCATCACGCTGATGgactgctgttgtcatggaaacctgCAG CAGGTTGAAGGTAGCAGTTGTAGTTCTGATGTCCTccgttgcctagcaacagtaACTGGGCCCATCCgtgagagcagagctgctgtttcct AG
- the tti2 gene encoding TELO2-interacting protein 2 isoform X6: MLSYSETLHLIGHVANLFQTADPDWLFSPSSGLAELQVEYNAVVKALVRVAALPLCEDDYGSLPAATYQSIPYQAVTVCSALTALLETLGNRGVQTGIPLTIAPSVLVFAVTHFQDQPWTNSVSRAAARNLQEVLLRAGGWRDSGHLLTGENNGVLGKILDILQPQMTQTMWQRCEAVKFVYVWIVLQVTQPFLSPLLPRLLPASLLLTDHYKPENCIMGVRCLHHIVLNTPAAELRQWNTAEVVYEALFKHLYTTDAAVIQPILWCLLDLLLVLEKPPCTPNPSSSPRKPCRHDDVLRLMLTNMEAEHKVALRRVYASALPLYVDRMGVAICRHMRRLDRVVLGYLEVRDPSEERSRLKVLRALQNMIRFAWPRMTSRADVVLRSLLKFLLDVSSDSDLDDSLKQRLMSEATLCITLMDCCCHGNLQSLLQQVEGSSCSSDVLRCLATVTGPIRESRAAVSCKSD; the protein is encoded by the exons ATGTTGTCATACTCTGAAACGCTCCATCTGATTGGTCATGTGGCAAATCTTTTCCAAACCGCTGATCCTGATTGGTTGTTCAGTCCAAGTAGTGGGTTAGCAGAACTTCAGGTCGAGTACAACGCTGTGGTAAAGGCTCTGGTAAGAGTTGCTGCTCTACCGCTCTGTGAGGATGACTATGGCTCGTTACCTGCTGCCACCTATCAGAGTATTCCATATCAAGCTGTCACAGTATGCTCCGCTCTCACAGCActactggaaactctgggaaacAGGGGTGTTCAGACTGGCATTCCACTGACCATAGCTCCCTCTGTGTTAGTGTTTGCTGTCACACACTTTCAG GATCAGCCTTGGACCAACTCTGtctccagagctgcagccagaaacctgcaggaggtgcTCCTCAGGGCAGGGGGCTGGAGAGATTCTGGCCACCTCCTGACAGGGGAAAACAATGGAGTTCTAGGAAAAATCCTGGACATCCTGCAACCTCAAATGACCCA aaCCATGTGGCAGCGGTGTGAAGCAGTGAAGTTTGTTTATGTTTGGATTGTGCTGCAG GTTACTCAACCctttctttcccctctcttGCCCCGCCTCCTTCCTGCCTCACTTCTTCTCACCGACCACTACAAACCAGAGAACTGCATTATGGGAGTTCGCTGTCTTCACCACATAGTGCTCAACACA CCTGCTGCAGAGCTTCGTCAGTGGAACACAGCAGAGGTTGTGTATGAGGCCTTGTTCAAACACCTTTACACCACAGATGCTGCTGTCATACAG CCCATCCTCTGGTGTCTCTTGGACCTGTTACTGGTTTTAGAGAAGCCCCCCTGCACACCCAACCCTTCTTCCTCCCCCAGGAAGCCCTGCCGGCATGACGATGTGCTGCGTCTGATGCTGACCAACATGGAGGCAGAACACAAGGTGGCGCTGCGGCGTGTGTATGCCTCTGCCCTGCCTCTGTATGTTGACAG GATGGGTGTGGCCATCTGCAGACATATGCGGCGACTAGACAGGGTGGTTCTGGGATACCTGGAGGTCAGAGATCCATCCGAGGAGAGGAGCCGACTGAAGGTTCTGCGCGCTCTTCAGAACATGATCAGATTTGCCTGGCCTCG GATGACGTCTCGTGCTGATGTGGTGTTGCGAAGCTTGTTAAAGTTTCTGCTGGACGTGTCTTCTGACTCTGACCTTGATGATTCACTAAAACAGAGGCTGATGAGTGAAGCTACTCTCTGCATCACGCTGATGgactgctgttgtcatggaaacctgCAG TCTCTTCTTCAGCAGGTTGAAGGTAGCAGTTGTAGTTCTGATGTCCTccgttgcctagcaacagtaACTGGGCCCATCCgtgagagcagagctgctgtttcctgtaaGTCAGACtga
- the tti2 gene encoding TELO2-interacting protein 2 isoform X7 codes for MGLSSLFDDLQLSSSSETPLSSQTLPPITEFLSELQKKLLNMLSYSETLHLIGHVANLFQTADPDWLFSPSSGLAELQVEYNAVVKALVRVAALPLCEDDYGSLPAATYQSIPYQAVTVCSALTALLETLGNRGVQTGIPLTIAPSVLVFAVTHFQDQPWTNSVSRAAARNLQEVLLRAGGWRDSGHLLTGENNGVLGKILDILQPQMTQTMWQRCEAVKFVYVWIVLQPAAELRQWNTAEVVYEALFKHLYTTDAAVIQPILWCLLDLLLVLEKPPCTPNPSSSPRKPCRHDDVLRLMLTNMEAEHKVALRRVYASALPLYVDRMGVAICRHMRRLDRVVLGYLEVRDPSEERSRLKVLRALQNMIRFAWPRMTSRADVVLRSLLKFLLDVSSDSDLDDSLKQRLMSEATLCITLMDCCCHGNLQSLLQQVEGSSCSSDVLRCLATVTGPIRESRAAVSCKSD; via the exons ATGGGCCTGTCCTCCTTATTTGATGACcttcagctctcctcctcctcagaaacCCCCCTTTCCTCTCAGACTCTCCCTCCAATCACGGAAtttctgtctgagctgcagaagaaaCTGCTTAATATGTTGTCATACTCTGAAACGCTCCATCTGATTGGTCATGTGGCAAATCTTTTCCAAACCGCTGATCCTGATTGGTTGTTCAGTCCAAGTAGTGGGTTAGCAGAACTTCAGGTCGAGTACAACGCTGTGGTAAAGGCTCTGGTAAGAGTTGCTGCTCTACCGCTCTGTGAGGATGACTATGGCTCGTTACCTGCTGCCACCTATCAGAGTATTCCATATCAAGCTGTCACAGTATGCTCCGCTCTCACAGCActactggaaactctgggaaacAGGGGTGTTCAGACTGGCATTCCACTGACCATAGCTCCCTCTGTGTTAGTGTTTGCTGTCACACACTTTCAG GATCAGCCTTGGACCAACTCTGtctccagagctgcagccagaaacctgcaggaggtgcTCCTCAGGGCAGGGGGCTGGAGAGATTCTGGCCACCTCCTGACAGGGGAAAACAATGGAGTTCTAGGAAAAATCCTGGACATCCTGCAACCTCAAATGACCCA aaCCATGTGGCAGCGGTGTGAAGCAGTGAAGTTTGTTTATGTTTGGATTGTGCTGCAG CCTGCTGCAGAGCTTCGTCAGTGGAACACAGCAGAGGTTGTGTATGAGGCCTTGTTCAAACACCTTTACACCACAGATGCTGCTGTCATACAG CCCATCCTCTGGTGTCTCTTGGACCTGTTACTGGTTTTAGAGAAGCCCCCCTGCACACCCAACCCTTCTTCCTCCCCCAGGAAGCCCTGCCGGCATGACGATGTGCTGCGTCTGATGCTGACCAACATGGAGGCAGAACACAAGGTGGCGCTGCGGCGTGTGTATGCCTCTGCCCTGCCTCTGTATGTTGACAG GATGGGTGTGGCCATCTGCAGACATATGCGGCGACTAGACAGGGTGGTTCTGGGATACCTGGAGGTCAGAGATCCATCCGAGGAGAGGAGCCGACTGAAGGTTCTGCGCGCTCTTCAGAACATGATCAGATTTGCCTGGCCTCG GATGACGTCTCGTGCTGATGTGGTGTTGCGAAGCTTGTTAAAGTTTCTGCTGGACGTGTCTTCTGACTCTGACCTTGATGATTCACTAAAACAGAGGCTGATGAGTGAAGCTACTCTCTGCATCACGCTGATGgactgctgttgtcatggaaacctgCAG TCTCTTCTTCAGCAGGTTGAAGGTAGCAGTTGTAGTTCTGATGTCCTccgttgcctagcaacagtaACTGGGCCCATCCgtgagagcagagctgctgtttcctgtaaGTCAGACtga
- the tti2 gene encoding TELO2-interacting protein 2 isoform X5 codes for MGLSSLFDDLQLSSSSETPLSSQTLPPITEFLSELQKKLLNMLSYSETLHLIGHVANLFQTADPDWLFSPSSGLAELQVEYNAVVKALVRVAALPLCEDDYGSLPAATYQSIPYQAVTVCSALTALLETLGNRGVQTGIPLTIAPSVLVFAVTHFQDQPWTNSVSRAAARNLQEVLLRAGGWRDSGHLLTGENNGVLGKILDILQPQMTQTMWQRCEAVKFVYVWIVLQVTQPFLSPLLPRLLPASLLLTDHYKPENCIMGVRCLHHIVLNTPAAELRQWNTAEVVYEALFKHLYTTDAAVIQPILWCLLDLLLVLEKPPCTPNPSSSPRKPCRHDDVLRLMLTNMEAEHKVALRRVYASALPLYVDRMGVAICRHMRRLDRVVLGYLEVRDPSEERSRLKVLRALQNMIRFAWPRMTSRADVVLRSLLKFLLDVSSDSDLDDSLKQRLMSEATLCITLMDCCCHGNLQVEGSSCSSDVLRCLATVTGPIRESRAAVS; via the exons ATGGGCCTGTCCTCCTTATTTGATGACcttcagctctcctcctcctcagaaacCCCCCTTTCCTCTCAGACTCTCCCTCCAATCACGGAAtttctgtctgagctgcagaagaaaCTGCTTAATATGTTGTCATACTCTGAAACGCTCCATCTGATTGGTCATGTGGCAAATCTTTTCCAAACCGCTGATCCTGATTGGTTGTTCAGTCCAAGTAGTGGGTTAGCAGAACTTCAGGTCGAGTACAACGCTGTGGTAAAGGCTCTGGTAAGAGTTGCTGCTCTACCGCTCTGTGAGGATGACTATGGCTCGTTACCTGCTGCCACCTATCAGAGTATTCCATATCAAGCTGTCACAGTATGCTCCGCTCTCACAGCActactggaaactctgggaaacAGGGGTGTTCAGACTGGCATTCCACTGACCATAGCTCCCTCTGTGTTAGTGTTTGCTGTCACACACTTTCAG GATCAGCCTTGGACCAACTCTGtctccagagctgcagccagaaacctgcaggaggtgcTCCTCAGGGCAGGGGGCTGGAGAGATTCTGGCCACCTCCTGACAGGGGAAAACAATGGAGTTCTAGGAAAAATCCTGGACATCCTGCAACCTCAAATGACCCA aaCCATGTGGCAGCGGTGTGAAGCAGTGAAGTTTGTTTATGTTTGGATTGTGCTGCAG GTTACTCAACCctttctttcccctctcttGCCCCGCCTCCTTCCTGCCTCACTTCTTCTCACCGACCACTACAAACCAGAGAACTGCATTATGGGAGTTCGCTGTCTTCACCACATAGTGCTCAACACA CCTGCTGCAGAGCTTCGTCAGTGGAACACAGCAGAGGTTGTGTATGAGGCCTTGTTCAAACACCTTTACACCACAGATGCTGCTGTCATACAG CCCATCCTCTGGTGTCTCTTGGACCTGTTACTGGTTTTAGAGAAGCCCCCCTGCACACCCAACCCTTCTTCCTCCCCCAGGAAGCCCTGCCGGCATGACGATGTGCTGCGTCTGATGCTGACCAACATGGAGGCAGAACACAAGGTGGCGCTGCGGCGTGTGTATGCCTCTGCCCTGCCTCTGTATGTTGACAG GATGGGTGTGGCCATCTGCAGACATATGCGGCGACTAGACAGGGTGGTTCTGGGATACCTGGAGGTCAGAGATCCATCCGAGGAGAGGAGCCGACTGAAGGTTCTGCGCGCTCTTCAGAACATGATCAGATTTGCCTGGCCTCG GATGACGTCTCGTGCTGATGTGGTGTTGCGAAGCTTGTTAAAGTTTCTGCTGGACGTGTCTTCTGACTCTGACCTTGATGATTCACTAAAACAGAGGCTGATGAGTGAAGCTACTCTCTGCATCACGCTGATGgactgctgttgtcatggaaacctgCAG GTTGAAGGTAGCAGTTGTAGTTCTGATGTCCTccgttgcctagcaacagtaACTGGGCCCATCCgtgagagcagagctgctgtttcct AG
- the tti2 gene encoding TELO2-interacting protein 2 isoform X2, translating to MGLSSLFDDLQLSSSSETPLSSQTLPPITEFLSELQKKLLNMLSYSETLHLIGHVANLFQTADPDWLFSPSSGLAELQVEYNAVVKALVRVAALPLCEDDYGSLPAATYQSIPYQAVTVCSALTALLETLGNRGVQTGIPLTIAPSVLVFAVTHFQDQPWTNSVSRAAARNLQEVLLRAGGWRDSGHLLTGENNGVLGKILDILQPQMTQTMWQRCEAVKFVYVWIVLQVTQPFLSPLLPRLLPASLLLTDHYKPENCIMGVRCLHHIVLNTPAAELRQWNTAEVVYEALFKHLYTTDAAVIQPILWCLLDLLLVLEKPPCTPNPSSSPRKPCRHDDVLRLMLTNMEAEHKVALRRVYASALPLYVDRMGVAICRHMRRLDRVVLGYLEVRDPSEERSRLKVLRALQNMIRFAWPRMTSRADVVLRSLLKFLLDVSSDSDLDDSLKQRLMSEATLCITLMDCCCHGNLQQVEGSSCSSDVLRCLATVTGPIRESRAAVSCKSD from the exons ATGGGCCTGTCCTCCTTATTTGATGACcttcagctctcctcctcctcagaaacCCCCCTTTCCTCTCAGACTCTCCCTCCAATCACGGAAtttctgtctgagctgcagaagaaaCTGCTTAATATGTTGTCATACTCTGAAACGCTCCATCTGATTGGTCATGTGGCAAATCTTTTCCAAACCGCTGATCCTGATTGGTTGTTCAGTCCAAGTAGTGGGTTAGCAGAACTTCAGGTCGAGTACAACGCTGTGGTAAAGGCTCTGGTAAGAGTTGCTGCTCTACCGCTCTGTGAGGATGACTATGGCTCGTTACCTGCTGCCACCTATCAGAGTATTCCATATCAAGCTGTCACAGTATGCTCCGCTCTCACAGCActactggaaactctgggaaacAGGGGTGTTCAGACTGGCATTCCACTGACCATAGCTCCCTCTGTGTTAGTGTTTGCTGTCACACACTTTCAG GATCAGCCTTGGACCAACTCTGtctccagagctgcagccagaaacctgcaggaggtgcTCCTCAGGGCAGGGGGCTGGAGAGATTCTGGCCACCTCCTGACAGGGGAAAACAATGGAGTTCTAGGAAAAATCCTGGACATCCTGCAACCTCAAATGACCCA aaCCATGTGGCAGCGGTGTGAAGCAGTGAAGTTTGTTTATGTTTGGATTGTGCTGCAG GTTACTCAACCctttctttcccctctcttGCCCCGCCTCCTTCCTGCCTCACTTCTTCTCACCGACCACTACAAACCAGAGAACTGCATTATGGGAGTTCGCTGTCTTCACCACATAGTGCTCAACACA CCTGCTGCAGAGCTTCGTCAGTGGAACACAGCAGAGGTTGTGTATGAGGCCTTGTTCAAACACCTTTACACCACAGATGCTGCTGTCATACAG CCCATCCTCTGGTGTCTCTTGGACCTGTTACTGGTTTTAGAGAAGCCCCCCTGCACACCCAACCCTTCTTCCTCCCCCAGGAAGCCCTGCCGGCATGACGATGTGCTGCGTCTGATGCTGACCAACATGGAGGCAGAACACAAGGTGGCGCTGCGGCGTGTGTATGCCTCTGCCCTGCCTCTGTATGTTGACAG GATGGGTGTGGCCATCTGCAGACATATGCGGCGACTAGACAGGGTGGTTCTGGGATACCTGGAGGTCAGAGATCCATCCGAGGAGAGGAGCCGACTGAAGGTTCTGCGCGCTCTTCAGAACATGATCAGATTTGCCTGGCCTCG GATGACGTCTCGTGCTGATGTGGTGTTGCGAAGCTTGTTAAAGTTTCTGCTGGACGTGTCTTCTGACTCTGACCTTGATGATTCACTAAAACAGAGGCTGATGAGTGAAGCTACTCTCTGCATCACGCTGATGgactgctgttgtcatggaaacctgCAG CAGGTTGAAGGTAGCAGTTGTAGTTCTGATGTCCTccgttgcctagcaacagtaACTGGGCCCATCCgtgagagcagagctgctgtttcctgtaaGTCAGACtga